CACTTTGTTTGAACTCTCAAAGTTCATTTCAAAATTCTCCCTTTTGATAATTCCTTTAAAATTCAAGTTTTTCCGTTAACGAAATGCAACCCATCGATCCGAACAATGACACGGCCACCTCTTTTGTGGTGTTGGGGGCCTCGGGGAAGCTGGCCAAGGAGAAGATCTTTCCGGCCCTGTGGGCCCTCTACAGGGACAATCGGCTGCCGCAGGGCACCAGGATTTTCACCTACTGCCGAACGAAGCTCCACACGAGAACCTTCCGGCTGACGTGTGCACCCTACATGGACCTGGACCCGGAGCGCGATCCCCCGAAGTTCAACATTTTCTGGACGACGGTGCACTGTGTCCAGGGGCAGTACGACCAAGCGGACGACTACGTGGCCCTCAACGAGGCCATGGTGCGGCAGGAGACGAAGCACAATCAGGTGTATGCGAATCGCATCTTCTACCTGGCCCTGCCCCCCATCACCTTCGATCACGTGACCCTCAACTTGGGCCGAATGTGTAAATCGCCGTTGGGCTGCACTCGGATTGTGGTGGAGAAGCCCTTCGCCAGGAACGATCTCACCTTCAAGCCCTACCAGACACTGCTGTGTCAGTCCTTCAAGGAGTCGCAGATCTACATGATCGATCACTACCTAAGCAAACAGATCTCGCAGAACCTGTTCGGCCTGCGCTTCGCCAACAACCTCTGGTCGGAGACACTGAACAACCGTCATGTGGCCGCCGTGATGATAACCTGGAAGTGCGAGAAGCCGGTGAAGGACCATGCGGAATACTTTAACTTCTACGGCATCATTCGCGACGTTATGACCAATCACATGATGCAGCTCTTGGCTCTGGTGGCCATGGACAAGCCCTACTCGAACACCATCGACGACCTGCGAGACGGGCGACTCAAAATATTTAAGGATGTGGTCACCCCCGACATGGGGGACGTGATCATCGGCCAGTACCGCCGATCGGA
The sequence above is a segment of the Drosophila pseudoobscura strain MV-25-SWS-2005 chromosome X, UCI_Dpse_MV25, whole genome shotgun sequence genome. Coding sequences within it:
- the LOC6900209 gene encoding glucose-6-phosphate 1-dehydrogenase; the protein is MQPIDPNNDTATSFVVLGASGKLAKEKIFPALWALYRDNRLPQGTRIFTYCRTKLHTRTFRLTCAPYMDLDPERDPPKFNIFWTTVHCVQGQYDQADDYVALNEAMVRQETKHNQVYANRIFYLALPPITFDHVTLNLGRMCKSPLGCTRIVVEKPFARNDLTFKPYQTLLCQSFKESQIYMIDHYLSKQISQNLFGLRFANNLWSETLNNRHVAAVMITWKCEKPVKDHAEYFNFYGIIRDVMTNHMMQLLALVAMDKPYSNTIDDLRDGRLKIFKDVVTPDMGDVIIGQYRRSETDPEKMGYTEHSYIPKDSMTPTFAMVVLHIKSRRWSGVPFILRAGKAMNDTKIEVRMQYKSVACDEGNSKDLDIRNELVLRLAPFEEIFMRLRLKQPGEELCLKEAALNLRVDERDTKYMPNFRSQILDILKGNQSMFMRTDEQCEIWRIFSPILQKIDLDRPKPLPYNFGTRGPLLAYRKAERVGFVFFTSDEWRESKENLDYTVKSSRILSGPHYSLKPNRKPAKLKPSEIE